From a single Streptomyces misionensis genomic region:
- a CDS encoding fascin domain-containing protein, which translates to MALSEADFAKLGDTPITIQSTHYPNVYLRMDGTGVTAPSDPGGGKVNCQYGTGAWTTFKVRPQADGSYAFESVAFPSVFLRMDGTGVPTNMSGGGTVNCQSFIGPYEKFRARAQPDGSFSFESATFTNIFLRMVTGSGVTTATGPGGTVNCQYNANGGGDEKFFLDRA; encoded by the coding sequence TGGCCTTATCGGAAGCCGACTTCGCGAAGCTCGGAGACACTCCGATCACGATCCAGTCGACGCACTACCCGAACGTGTACCTGCGTATGGACGGGACCGGCGTGACCGCCCCCAGCGATCCCGGCGGCGGCAAGGTCAACTGTCAGTACGGCACCGGTGCCTGGACGACGTTCAAGGTCCGGCCGCAGGCCGACGGCTCGTACGCGTTCGAGTCGGTGGCCTTCCCCAGCGTGTTCCTGCGCATGGACGGCACCGGGGTGCCGACCAACATGAGCGGCGGGGGTACGGTCAACTGCCAGTCCTTCATTGGCCCCTACGAGAAGTTCCGTGCGCGCGCCCAGCCAGACGGTTCGTTCTCCTTCGAGTCGGCGACCTTCACCAACATCTTCCTGCGCATGGTGACCGGCAGCGGGGTCACCACCGCCACCGGCCCCGGCGGAACGGTGAACTGCCAGTACAACGCCAACGGCGGCGGCGACGAGAAGTTCTTCCTCGACAGGGCATAG
- a CDS encoding LysR family transcriptional regulator: MLDVRRILLFTEVARRGSVTATARALNYTPSAVSQQISRLETEAGQPLLERHARGVTLTDAGRALAERGQRIERELQAAENELADYAGLRAGTLRIGTFPTVGASLLPQAVIAFRDAHPGVRLTVRSARIAGLWTMLENREIELSLMWDYDWNRIDRKDIVVTPLLDDPPALLVSDHHPLAGRGTASLADFAHDPWITRADHHPVAEALVRGCRAVGFEPHIVYEAHDYQEAQAMAAAGIGVALAPTLALEGTRPGVSVLPLQPPAPIRRILLVHMTDHPLTPAALTFAGLLHDTAAARAPRP, from the coding sequence ATGCTCGACGTCCGGCGCATCCTGCTGTTCACGGAGGTCGCCCGGCGCGGCTCGGTGACCGCGACCGCCCGCGCCCTGAACTACACGCCGTCAGCGGTGTCGCAGCAGATCAGCCGCCTGGAAACGGAGGCGGGCCAGCCCCTGCTGGAACGCCACGCCCGGGGCGTCACCCTCACCGACGCCGGCCGGGCGCTGGCCGAACGAGGACAACGGATCGAACGCGAACTGCAGGCCGCGGAAAACGAACTCGCCGACTACGCCGGCCTGCGCGCGGGCACCCTGCGCATCGGCACCTTCCCCACCGTCGGCGCCTCGCTCCTCCCGCAGGCCGTGATCGCCTTCCGTGACGCCCACCCCGGCGTACGGCTGACCGTCCGCAGCGCCCGCATCGCCGGGCTGTGGACCATGCTGGAGAACCGGGAGATCGAGCTGTCGCTGATGTGGGACTACGACTGGAACCGGATCGACCGGAAGGACATCGTCGTCACCCCCCTCCTCGACGACCCACCGGCCCTTCTCGTCAGCGACCACCATCCACTCGCCGGCCGCGGCACCGCCTCACTCGCCGACTTCGCCCACGACCCCTGGATCACCCGCGCCGACCATCACCCGGTGGCCGAAGCCCTCGTCCGCGGCTGCCGCGCCGTCGGCTTCGAGCCCCACATCGTCTACGAGGCCCACGACTACCAGGAAGCCCAGGCCATGGCCGCCGCCGGCATCGGCGTCGCCCTCGCACCCACCCTGGCTCTGGAAGGCACCCGCCCCGGCGTCAGCGTCCTGCCCCTCCAGCCGCCGGCCCCGATCCGCCGCATCCTCCTGGTCCACATGACCGATCACCCGCTCACCCCCGCCGCCCTGACCTTCGCCGGACTCCTCCACGACACCGCCGCGGCCCGCGCACCCAGACCGTGA
- a CDS encoding PrpF domain-containing protein has protein sequence MLRLQGEMIRGGTSKCWIFDHRDVAATGVDVDTLLLAAFNAADPRQIDGVGGASSTTSKAAVVQASTRPGVDVEYAFAQVGIGDERVEWASNCGNCATAVALYAVHHDLVPITSDTTTVRMLNVNTGARLTGTIPTPAGVAPEEGTAVVPGTSAPGVPVLLGFQDPAGSTTGRALPTGRALDELTGPDGPVEVSLVDAGAPAALFEAKAFGLDGTESLTAFATAVPALTLLRRQAALAMGLAREGDPVSHAVPKVGIVARPAPYRTTQGTLVNQDEYDLAVRMVSMHAPHPAIGLTSAVALATAAATSGTLAHRVARQTADGTLRLGSPAGVVTTRAVPAPEGASPTVLLHRAARRIARAELLVPVLEGRPA, from the coding sequence GTGCTGCGTCTGCAGGGTGAGATGATCCGCGGAGGAACCAGCAAGTGCTGGATCTTCGACCACCGCGACGTGGCCGCCACGGGCGTGGACGTCGATACCCTCCTGCTTGCCGCCTTCAACGCCGCCGACCCCCGCCAGATCGACGGTGTCGGGGGCGCCTCCTCCACCACCTCCAAGGCCGCCGTCGTACAGGCGTCGACCCGGCCGGGCGTGGATGTCGAGTACGCCTTCGCGCAGGTCGGGATCGGCGACGAGCGCGTGGAATGGGCCAGCAACTGCGGCAACTGCGCCACCGCCGTGGCCCTGTACGCCGTCCACCACGATCTCGTGCCGATCACATCGGACACCACCACCGTCCGCATGCTCAACGTCAACACCGGGGCCCGCCTGACCGGCACCATCCCCACCCCCGCGGGCGTGGCCCCGGAGGAGGGCACGGCCGTGGTGCCGGGCACCTCGGCGCCGGGTGTGCCGGTCCTGCTCGGGTTTCAGGACCCGGCGGGCTCGACGACCGGCCGGGCACTGCCGACCGGCCGGGCACTGGACGAGCTGACCGGCCCGGACGGCCCCGTCGAGGTATCCCTGGTGGACGCCGGGGCGCCCGCCGCGCTGTTCGAGGCCAAGGCGTTCGGCCTCGACGGCACGGAATCCCTCACCGCGTTCGCCACCGCGGTGCCCGCGCTGACGCTGCTGCGCCGCCAGGCAGCACTCGCCATGGGCCTGGCCCGCGAGGGCGATCCGGTCAGCCACGCGGTGCCGAAAGTCGGCATCGTCGCCCGCCCCGCCCCCTATCGCACCACTCAGGGCACACTCGTCAACCAGGACGAGTACGACCTGGCCGTGCGCATGGTCTCCATGCACGCCCCGCACCCGGCGATCGGCCTGACCTCCGCCGTGGCCCTGGCCACGGCCGCCGCCACCTCCGGCACCCTCGCCCACCGCGTCGCCCGGCAGACCGCCGACGGCACGCTGCGCCTGGGCTCCCCCGCCGGCGTGGTCACCACCCGAGCCGTCCCCGCACCGGAGGGCGCGTCCCCCACGGTGCTCCTGCACCGCGCCGCCCGGCGTATCGCCCGAGCCGAACTCCTCGTTCCCGTCCTGGAAGGACGCCCCGCATGA
- the dctA gene encoding C4-dicarboxylate transporter DctA, with protein sequence MSRNDAAPGTVTPPPGRIRRMLSHLYVQCLIAVLLGAAVGGLWPSAGADLKPLGDGFIALVKMLIAPIIFCTVVHGIASMGNVRTVGRVTLKALVYFEVLTTVAMVIGLVVVNVVKPGSGLHIDLSTLSTKGLPPEAATAHEGFAAFLLAIIPATLVSALTGNEILPVLLVSVLIGFGLHASGEAGLSIARSIEKFSALLFTLIRWIMRLAPVGAFGSMAFTIGNYGLGTLRHLALLVGSFWLAALFFVLVVLATVMRLNGLRLLPFLHYIREELLIVLGTSSTEPVLPRMMAKLQHAGASKPVVGITLPAGYSFNLDGTAIYLTMGSVFLAQAVGIDLSLTQQLGMLAVMLLTSKGAAGVTGSGFVALAATLSAVPHVPVAALALIFGVDRFMSEARALTSLVGNGVATLAVARWEGELDEDRARAVLRGEIPYAPTPAPSTVPAEPDPKQTPAPTRDRVPAAS encoded by the coding sequence ATGAGCCGCAACGACGCCGCCCCGGGTACCGTCACCCCACCACCGGGCCGCATCCGACGGATGCTGTCCCACCTGTACGTCCAGTGCCTGATCGCCGTCCTCCTCGGCGCCGCCGTGGGCGGGCTGTGGCCGTCTGCCGGTGCTGACCTCAAGCCGCTCGGCGACGGCTTCATCGCGCTGGTGAAGATGCTCATCGCGCCGATCATCTTCTGCACGGTCGTCCACGGCATCGCCTCTATGGGCAACGTCCGCACGGTCGGCCGCGTGACCCTGAAGGCCCTTGTGTACTTCGAGGTGCTGACCACCGTGGCCATGGTGATCGGCCTGGTCGTCGTCAACGTCGTGAAGCCGGGCAGCGGTCTGCACATCGACCTCTCGACCCTGTCCACCAAGGGCCTGCCGCCGGAGGCGGCCACGGCCCACGAGGGCTTCGCCGCCTTCCTCCTCGCCATCATCCCGGCCACCCTGGTCAGCGCCCTGACCGGCAACGAGATCCTGCCGGTGCTGCTGGTGTCGGTGCTCATCGGCTTCGGCCTGCACGCCAGCGGGGAGGCCGGCCTGAGCATCGCCCGGAGCATCGAGAAGTTCTCCGCGCTTTTGTTCACGCTCATCCGCTGGATCATGCGGCTCGCCCCCGTCGGCGCGTTCGGCTCGATGGCCTTCACCATCGGCAACTACGGCCTGGGCACCCTGCGTCACCTGGCCCTGTTGGTAGGCTCGTTCTGGCTGGCCGCCCTTTTTTTCGTCCTGGTCGTCCTCGCGACCGTGATGCGCCTGAACGGACTGCGGCTGTTGCCCTTCCTGCACTACATCAGGGAAGAGCTGCTGATCGTCCTCGGCACCTCCTCCACCGAGCCCGTCCTGCCGCGCATGATGGCCAAGCTCCAGCACGCGGGCGCCTCGAAACCGGTCGTCGGCATCACGCTGCCCGCCGGGTACTCCTTCAACCTCGACGGCACCGCCATCTACCTGACCATGGGCTCGGTCTTCCTCGCCCAGGCCGTCGGCATCGACCTCAGCCTCACCCAGCAGCTGGGCATGCTCGCCGTCATGCTGCTCACCTCCAAGGGTGCCGCAGGCGTCACCGGCTCCGGCTTCGTCGCACTGGCCGCCACGCTCAGCGCGGTTCCACACGTCCCGGTCGCCGCCCTCGCGCTGATCTTCGGAGTCGACCGGTTCATGTCCGAAGCCCGCGCCCTGACCAGCCTGGTCGGCAACGGCGTCGCCACCCTGGCCGTCGCCCGCTGGGAGGGCGAACTCGACGAGGACCGCGCCAGGGCCGTCCTGCGCGGAGAGATCCCCTACGCCCCCACCCCCGCTCCTTCTACGGTGCCGGCCGAGCCCGATCCCAAGCAGACGCCCGCACCAACCCGCGACCGAGTTCCCGCCGCAAGCTGA
- a CDS encoding DUF885 domain-containing protein — MVDESITPRAIADRHLDQVAAHDPITSAWLGLRRGDDRQPDLSPEGFAAHAEIARHTLAALDATPASDDPAERACARLLRERLTAELAMDDAGENFRQLRTVGAHVDQVRTIFSFMPTTTDEDWAVVAGRLRNLPGALDGYRVTLTEGVSRGLLAAPRQVTGVIGQLSDWTGEAAGRHAGRDAGWFAAFVSDGPDRLRPDLDAAARKATAAVAEFRDWLRDTYLPAAADTPDAVGRERYLRAARYNTGAELDLDEAYAWAWSEFHRTLAEMRVEAERVLPGSTLLEAMHHLDGHGHTVKGEEAIRDWLQRLMDEAITALDGSHFDLSGPIRQIESRIAPVGSASGPYYQGPSLDFSRPGRTFLPTLGQDTFPTWQLVSIWYHEGVPGHHLQLAQWVAVADRLSRYQVTEGMVSANIEGWALYAERFMDDLGFFSEPARRLGFLDGQMLRTIRVIVDIGMHLELAIPADSGFHPGERWTPALATEFMATYNGSPAARRKSEIDRYLGWPGQAIGYKLGERAWLQGRAEAKRRRGASFDLKAWHMKALSQGSLGLDDLVDNLAEL, encoded by the coding sequence ATGGTAGATGAATCGATTACTCCGCGTGCCATTGCCGACAGACACTTGGACCAAGTGGCCGCGCATGACCCGATAACCTCGGCTTGGCTGGGCTTGAGACGTGGTGACGACCGGCAGCCGGATCTCTCGCCGGAAGGCTTCGCGGCCCACGCCGAGATCGCCCGCCACACTCTCGCAGCACTCGACGCCACTCCCGCATCGGACGATCCGGCTGAACGAGCCTGCGCCCGGCTACTGCGCGAACGCCTCACCGCCGAGCTCGCGATGGACGACGCCGGCGAGAACTTCCGCCAGCTGCGCACCGTCGGTGCGCACGTCGACCAGGTGCGGACGATCTTCTCCTTCATGCCCACCACCACCGATGAGGACTGGGCGGTTGTGGCCGGACGACTGCGCAACCTCCCCGGTGCGCTGGACGGTTACCGGGTCACCCTTACGGAGGGTGTCTCCCGCGGCCTGCTTGCCGCTCCCCGGCAGGTCACCGGGGTGATCGGCCAGCTCTCCGACTGGACCGGGGAGGCGGCTGGGCGGCACGCGGGCAGGGACGCGGGCTGGTTCGCCGCCTTTGTCTCGGACGGCCCCGACCGGTTGCGCCCCGATTTGGACGCCGCCGCCCGGAAGGCCACCGCCGCTGTCGCCGAGTTCCGCGACTGGCTGCGCGACACCTACCTCCCCGCGGCGGCGGACACCCCGGACGCCGTCGGCCGCGAGCGCTACCTGCGCGCCGCGCGCTACAACACGGGTGCCGAGCTGGATCTGGACGAGGCCTACGCCTGGGCATGGAGCGAGTTCCACCGGACGCTCGCCGAGATGCGTGTCGAAGCCGAGCGGGTACTGCCCGGCTCCACCCTCCTGGAAGCCATGCACCACTTGGACGGACACGGTCATACGGTCAAGGGCGAGGAGGCTATCCGTGATTGGCTGCAGCGGCTCATGGACGAGGCGATCACCGCTCTCGACGGGAGCCACTTCGACCTGTCCGGCCCGATCCGCCAGATCGAGTCCCGGATAGCGCCCGTGGGCAGTGCCTCCGGACCCTACTACCAGGGCCCGAGCCTCGACTTCAGCCGCCCCGGACGCACCTTCCTGCCTACCCTTGGCCAGGACACCTTTCCGACCTGGCAACTCGTCAGCATCTGGTATCACGAGGGCGTTCCCGGCCACCACCTCCAGCTCGCCCAGTGGGTCGCGGTTGCCGACCGGCTCAGCCGCTACCAGGTCACCGAGGGCATGGTGAGCGCCAACATCGAGGGCTGGGCCCTGTACGCCGAGCGCTTCATGGACGATCTGGGCTTCTTCTCCGAGCCCGCGCGCCGCCTCGGCTTCCTGGACGGGCAGATGCTGCGCACGATCCGTGTGATCGTCGACATCGGCATGCACCTCGAACTCGCCATCCCCGCCGACTCGGGCTTCCACCCTGGCGAGCGCTGGACACCGGCACTCGCAACGGAATTCATGGCCACCTACAACGGCAGTCCGGCGGCCCGCCGCAAGAGCGAGATCGACCGCTACCTCGGCTGGCCCGGACAGGCCATCGGATACAAGCTCGGCGAGCGCGCCTGGCTCCAGGGCCGTGCGGAGGCGAAGCGTCGTCGTGGCGCCTCCTTCGACCTCAAAGCCTGGCACATGAAGGCGCTTTCCCAGGGCTCTCTCGGCCTTGACGATCTGGTCGACAACCTCGCGGAACTCTAG
- a CDS encoding response regulator transcription factor has product MRAVIAEDSLLLRIGVVKVLEAAGFEICAQVADAEALLAAVEEHRPDIAVADVRMPPAFTDEGVRAALVIRRQYPHTAVLLLSQYVEERYAADLLATNTSGVGYLLKERVADIDEFAEAARRVAAGGAALDPQVVAQLLVRRHSDPLDRLTPRERDVLQLMAGGRSNSAIATELVVSESAVAKHINSIFTKLDLPKADADHRRVLAVLRFLRVATT; this is encoded by the coding sequence GTGCGCGCCGTGATCGCCGAAGACTCCCTCTTGCTGCGCATCGGCGTGGTCAAGGTGCTGGAAGCGGCCGGCTTCGAGATATGCGCACAAGTCGCCGACGCCGAAGCGCTGCTCGCGGCCGTCGAAGAGCACCGGCCCGACATCGCCGTGGCCGACGTACGCATGCCGCCCGCCTTCACCGACGAAGGAGTACGCGCCGCACTGGTGATCCGCCGCCAATACCCGCACACCGCCGTGCTCCTGCTGTCCCAGTACGTGGAAGAGCGGTACGCCGCCGACCTGCTCGCCACCAACACCTCGGGCGTCGGCTACCTACTCAAAGAACGCGTCGCCGACATCGACGAATTCGCCGAAGCGGCACGCCGGGTAGCGGCCGGCGGTGCCGCTCTCGACCCGCAGGTCGTCGCGCAACTGCTGGTACGCCGCCACAGCGACCCACTCGACCGGCTCACACCACGCGAGCGGGACGTACTGCAACTGATGGCAGGCGGCCGCTCCAACTCCGCCATCGCCACCGAACTGGTCGTGAGCGAGAGCGCTGTCGCCAAGCACATCAACAGCATCTTCACCAAACTCGACCTGCCCAAGGCCGACGCCGACCACCGCCGCGTCCTGGCGGTGCTGCGCTTCCTGCGAGTTGCCACCACATAA
- a CDS encoding sensor histidine kinase — MHFMTWLQRVPGRQFRKAGHRSALVAAGLPLHLAAVPLWLWLLGAMAASVRTPAAAAVTLLPVLLTLVVTPLLTAGQRRRYRALTGKDLPRPAVPGPGGNGKSPVRRLTGRALWRQACYHAVAGPLLAVLDLTVLAVWATALVAASLYVWIWALPPQWRVTDLGYSTQAVYITAGGLALLFLGPRLTSALIRLQTRAAEVLLGPSRTEKLTRRVADLAESRAGVLDAADAERRRIERDLHDGAQQRLVSLAVNLGLAKAAFGDLPADARTMIDEAHREAKEAIAELNNLVRGLHPAVLEDRGLDAALSGIAARLPIPVRVAVHLPQRPSPTIEAVAYFVVSEALTNVVKHAQATRADVTVKRNRETLLVTVTDDGAGGADPAAAGGTGLAGLAKRAASVDGTFSCHSPAGGPTVITVELPCAP; from the coding sequence ATGCACTTCATGACGTGGCTGCAGCGGGTGCCGGGCCGGCAGTTTCGCAAGGCGGGACACCGGAGCGCGCTCGTCGCCGCCGGCCTGCCGCTCCACCTCGCGGCGGTGCCGCTGTGGCTCTGGCTGCTCGGCGCGATGGCGGCGTCGGTGCGAACACCCGCCGCGGCGGCCGTGACGTTGCTGCCCGTGCTGCTCACACTCGTGGTGACACCCCTGCTGACCGCCGGGCAGCGGCGACGCTACCGGGCGCTCACCGGCAAGGACCTCCCGCGCCCCGCCGTACCCGGGCCGGGCGGCAACGGGAAGTCGCCGGTGCGCCGGCTGACCGGCCGGGCCCTGTGGCGGCAGGCCTGCTACCACGCCGTGGCAGGTCCACTGCTCGCCGTCCTGGACCTCACCGTCCTCGCCGTCTGGGCCACCGCTCTCGTGGCCGCCTCCCTCTACGTATGGATCTGGGCGCTGCCCCCGCAGTGGCGGGTCACCGACCTCGGCTACAGCACGCAGGCCGTATACATCACCGCCGGCGGCCTCGCCCTGCTGTTCCTCGGGCCCCGGCTGACCAGCGCCCTGATACGCCTGCAGACCCGGGCCGCCGAAGTCCTGCTCGGCCCCAGCCGCACGGAGAAGCTGACCCGCCGGGTCGCCGACCTCGCCGAGAGCCGGGCCGGCGTGCTCGACGCCGCCGACGCCGAGCGGCGGCGCATCGAACGCGACCTGCACGACGGCGCCCAGCAGCGCCTCGTCTCACTCGCCGTCAACCTGGGCCTGGCCAAAGCCGCCTTCGGCGACCTGCCGGCCGACGCCCGCACGATGATCGACGAAGCCCACCGCGAGGCGAAGGAGGCGATCGCCGAGCTGAACAACCTGGTGCGCGGCCTGCATCCGGCCGTCCTTGAAGACCGCGGCCTCGACGCCGCCCTGTCCGGAATCGCCGCCCGCCTCCCGATCCCGGTACGCGTGGCGGTACACCTGCCGCAGCGCCCCTCACCCACCATCGAAGCCGTCGCGTACTTCGTGGTCTCCGAAGCCCTGACAAACGTGGTCAAACACGCCCAGGCGACTCGGGCCGACGTGACGGTGAAGCGGAACAGGGAGACACTGCTGGTGACCGTCACGGACGACGGAGCGGGCGGCGCGGATCCCGCAGCAGCCGGCGGCACCGGGCTCGCCGGACTCGCCAAGCGCGCCGCGTCCGTCGACGGCACGTTCTCCTGCCACAGCCCCGCCGGGGGCCCGACCGTCATCACCGTGGAGCTGCCGTGCGCGCCGTGA
- a CDS encoding GntR family transcriptional regulator — protein sequence MSQTAHSSTPPGKQMLSEQVYAHLRDAIMRGDHPPGAPLKPQELAKEQGVSLAVVREALVRVVGEGLADRLPNRGFAVPSFSDRRWQEIAEARRTVEPVVLRMSIERGDVDWEARVRAAHHRLARTPAYATEEGEYYTSAWAEAHRAFHRTLLEGCGNHALLETFDRLWTASALARRWSAHRNPDRDGAEEHRKLEEAVLARDAGTAAAVLVQHLTLTAAALADDTGQATQG from the coding sequence ATGAGTCAGACGGCGCACTCCTCGACCCCGCCGGGGAAGCAGATGCTTTCCGAGCAGGTCTACGCACACCTGCGGGACGCGATCATGCGCGGGGACCACCCCCCCGGCGCCCCCCTCAAACCGCAGGAACTCGCCAAGGAGCAGGGCGTGAGCCTGGCGGTGGTGCGCGAGGCACTCGTGCGGGTGGTCGGCGAGGGGCTCGCCGACCGGCTGCCCAACCGCGGTTTCGCGGTCCCGTCCTTCTCCGACCGCCGCTGGCAGGAGATCGCAGAAGCCCGCCGGACCGTCGAACCGGTAGTGCTGCGCATGTCCATCGAGCGCGGCGACGTCGACTGGGAGGCCCGCGTGCGGGCCGCCCACCATCGTCTTGCGCGCACTCCGGCGTACGCGACGGAAGAAGGCGAGTACTACACCAGCGCATGGGCCGAGGCCCACAGGGCCTTCCATCGCACGCTGCTGGAAGGGTGTGGCAACCACGCACTGCTGGAGACCTTCGACCGGCTGTGGACCGCGAGCGCGCTGGCCCGCCGCTGGTCGGCACACCGCAACCCCGACCGCGACGGCGCCGAGGAACACCGCAAGCTGGAGGAAGCGGTGCTGGCCCGAGACGCCGGCACCGCAGCCGCGGTCCTGGTCCAACACCTCACCCTGACCGCGGCTGCTCTGGCCGACGACACAGGCCAGGCCACCCAGGGTTAG
- a CDS encoding serine/threonine-protein kinase, producing MTTPGRRIADRYRLEHKLAEGGFGRIWQAHDERLRIDVVVKEMRLAPAFDPSEHAKRLIYAEREARNAAKLRSHPHIVPVYDVIVEDDRPWIVMELVRGGSLADQMTKGPLAPKMVADVAEAMLKALDTAHNAGVVHRDVKPANIMMAEDGRILLTDFGIAAHQDDTRLTTVGSVIGTAEYLAPERISGAEAGPASDLFALGVTLYQAVEGVSPFKGASPTATVVAVATQPPPPMKKADGLEPLIFGLLDKASDKRLDAVAALEKLSSWRIATKEMPKPTAAPGNLPNRVSSGVARADPRPHPTKPQRPIQRSDMAAVRTLRIWAVALACVTIALMIGGPVAGSNGHNDLGVALLVLAAVNVFAVFPLIAYAIHRRERSW from the coding sequence ATGACCACCCCAGGACGTCGTATTGCCGACCGCTACCGTCTGGAACACAAGCTCGCCGAGGGCGGCTTCGGCCGCATCTGGCAGGCCCACGACGAACGCCTGAGAATCGACGTCGTGGTGAAGGAGATGCGGCTCGCTCCTGCCTTCGACCCCAGCGAACACGCCAAGCGGCTCATATACGCCGAGCGGGAAGCCCGCAACGCCGCCAAGCTCCGCTCCCATCCGCACATCGTCCCGGTCTACGACGTCATCGTCGAGGACGACCGGCCGTGGATCGTGATGGAGCTGGTCCGCGGCGGCTCCCTCGCAGACCAGATGACGAAGGGCCCGCTGGCGCCGAAGATGGTCGCCGATGTCGCGGAAGCCATGCTGAAAGCCCTGGACACAGCCCACAACGCTGGGGTGGTTCACCGTGATGTGAAGCCGGCGAACATCATGATGGCCGAGGACGGCCGGATCCTGCTGACCGACTTCGGGATCGCCGCCCACCAGGACGACACCCGCCTCACCACCGTGGGCAGCGTCATCGGGACTGCGGAGTACCTCGCACCCGAACGCATCAGTGGAGCGGAAGCAGGGCCCGCGAGCGACCTGTTCGCGCTCGGCGTCACCCTCTACCAGGCCGTCGAGGGCGTCTCCCCGTTCAAGGGAGCCTCGCCGACGGCCACCGTGGTCGCCGTGGCAACGCAGCCCCCGCCGCCGATGAAGAAGGCCGACGGCCTCGAACCGCTGATCTTCGGCCTGCTGGACAAGGCATCCGACAAACGGCTGGACGCCGTTGCCGCGTTGGAGAAGCTATCCAGTTGGCGCATCGCCACGAAGGAGATGCCGAAGCCGACAGCTGCCCCCGGCAATCTCCCGAACCGCGTATCTTCCGGCGTCGCCCGGGCAGATCCGAGACCGCATCCCACGAAGCCGCAGCGCCCCATCCAGCGGTCGGACATGGCCGCCGTCCGGACATTACGGATCTGGGCAGTCGCCCTGGCCTGTGTGACGATTGCGCTCATGATCGGCGGCCCTGTGGCTGGTAGCAATGGGCACAACGACCTGGGCGTCGCCCTGCTCGTCTTGGCCGCCGTCAACGTCTTTGCCGTTTTTCCCCTCATCGCGTATGCCATCCACAGGCGAGAAAGGAGCTGGTGA
- a CDS encoding type II toxin-antitoxin system Phd/YefM family antitoxin, whose translation MTEAVSITHARPILSDIARRVATTCEPIVLTDHGQAIATIVPMPPGQADDPGDRPEAAGEALAG comes from the coding sequence ATGACCGAGGCGGTATCGATTACCCATGCGCGGCCGATCCTGAGCGACATCGCCCGCCGGGTCGCCACCACCTGTGAGCCCATCGTCCTGACCGACCACGGCCAGGCGATCGCCACCATCGTGCCCATGCCTCCCGGGCAGGCTGACGATCCCGGCGACAGGCCCGAGGCGGCCGGGGAGGCGCTGGCCGGATGA
- a CDS encoding class I SAM-dependent methyltransferase — protein MTDEQERVQPSGVWATAVGVARVRALETERENALFRDPLAQAFATARGLWPSSPPLPDDEAARRRRLAVSFSIVIRTRFLDDLLQQASASGVRQVVLLGAGMDSRAFRMDWPEGTRLFEVDTAAPLDFKASVLRQERAVARCERITVAVDLREDWPGALAAAGHDPAVPTVWIAEGLLIYLPEDAVELLLDRISAQSAAGSRMGLTLGSRGVIERFSADAEPGSAASMWVSEMPDDPVGWLAGHGWEADSHTLRERAAAYGRPISTPPQREERPGGLISAVRR, from the coding sequence GTGACTGATGAGCAGGAGCGGGTGCAGCCGTCGGGAGTGTGGGCCACGGCAGTGGGGGTCGCCCGGGTGCGGGCGCTGGAGACCGAGCGGGAAAACGCCCTGTTCCGCGACCCACTGGCACAGGCCTTCGCCACCGCCCGCGGCCTATGGCCCTCCTCGCCACCGCTGCCCGATGACGAGGCCGCGCGCCGCCGCCGGCTGGCCGTGTCGTTCTCCATCGTCATCAGGACGAGGTTCCTCGACGACCTGTTGCAGCAGGCCTCCGCCTCCGGGGTCCGGCAGGTCGTGCTGCTCGGCGCTGGCATGGACAGCCGGGCCTTCCGGATGGACTGGCCCGAGGGCACCCGGCTGTTCGAGGTCGACACCGCCGCCCCGCTGGACTTCAAGGCTTCAGTACTGCGCCAGGAGCGAGCCGTCGCGCGCTGCGAGCGGATCACCGTCGCGGTGGATCTGCGTGAGGACTGGCCAGGCGCGCTGGCCGCCGCAGGGCACGACCCGGCGGTGCCGACCGTGTGGATCGCCGAAGGACTGCTGATCTATCTGCCCGAGGACGCGGTGGAGTTGCTGCTGGACCGGATCAGCGCGCAGTCGGCGGCAGGTAGTCGGATGGGGCTGACGTTGGGCTCGCGCGGCGTGATCGAGCGCTTCAGCGCGGACGCCGAACCGGGATCAGCGGCGTCCATGTGGGTCTCGGAGATGCCCGACGACCCGGTGGGCTGGCTGGCCGGGCACGGCTGGGAGGCCGACAGCCACACCCTGCGTGAGCGCGCTGCCGCCTACGGCCGCCCGATCAGCACCCCTCCGCAGCGCGAGGAGCGGCCCGGCGGACTGATCTCTGCAGTCCGCCGATAG